One genomic region from Colletotrichum lupini chromosome 7, complete sequence encodes:
- a CDS encoding cytochrome P450 — MADRSGPLHRGLADFVHSLPDHPAEAHTWHSIHKHAAKSIFGDIPDIKREPPGNLLIWIAAQSRRHNSPMFQVWLGPLTMVGH, encoded by the coding sequence ATGGCTGACCGTTCTGGCCCCCTTCACCGCGGTCTTGCCGATTTTGTACATTCTTTACCAGATCATCCGGCCGAAGCCCATACCTGGCATTCCATACATAAACATGCCGCAAAGAGCATTTTCGGTGATATTCCCGACATCAAGAGAGAACCACCCGGTAACCTCCTCATTTGGATAGCAGCTCAGTCCCGTCGTCACAACAGCCCTATGTTCCAAGTCTGGCTGGGCCCTCTCACGATGGTTGGTCATTAG
- a CDS encoding GMC oxidoreductase: MPFLKTWPALVLLSAISCTSAQSYDYAGPSALDELRINVPGLRGSILGTQYDWNFTSVGQSALGGRQIPVNRGKVLGGSSAMNYLCYDRAAAAEYEAWGEMGSGGWSWDVMIEAMTKSENFTGSDKDPRGRSGPIRNTYNRVVYDVLNTWQPAGTELGLPINEEGNMHGNPIGIMFQGTNIDNTDYSRSYSANSYLPLAGSNLEVRTNAQVVKVNLNKTYGNDYTATGVTLADGTVVNAVKEVILSAGSIQSPGLLELSGIGQTAVLKAAGVEPLIDLPGVGENYQDHIRTSNVYRLKDEFDSFDALIFDSSGANATAELQKWIDGEVSIYDYTTAAYGFLNWGQINQSAQAEIIALAEAEFGNSTNPIDKKKLEFLKDDSVPDYELIFDANYVGAAGYPGSGKFITIFSTVMHALSRGNVHIDPGNPTGKPIIDPKFLSNEHDIKAAVEGAKFARKIAETGPLKAVWEVETEPGPDVLTDDQFREFAVNTVTSFYHPVGTCSLLPKAEGGVVDADLRVYGTQNLRVVDNSIVPVIVSGHIQTAAYGVAEVAAAKIIASAI, from the exons ATGCCCTTCCTCAAGACGTGGCCAGCACTGGTGCTGCTCAGTGCTATTTCCTGCACTTCAGCTCAATCTTACGACTAC GCTGGCCCGTCTGCTCTAGACGAGCTCCGTATCAATGTACCTGGTCTGAGAGGCTCAATACTGGGGACGCAATATGACTGGAACTTCACTTCAGTTGGCCAGAGCGCTCTCGGTGGCCGTCAGATCCCCGTCAACCGCGGCAAGGTTCTGGGTGGCTCGTCAGCCATGAACTACCTTTGCTATGACCGCGCTGCTGCGGCCGAGTACGAGGCTTGGGGCGAGATGGGTAGCGGAGGCTGGTCGTGGGATGTCATGATCGAGGCCATGACCAAGTCGGAGAACTTTACGGGCTCCGACAAAGACCCTCGTGGTCGTTCTGGCCCCATCCGTAACACCTACAACCGTGTGGTGTATGATGTCCTCAACACATGGCAACCAGCCGGAACGGAGCTCGGTCTTCCTATAAACGAGGAAGGCAACATGCACGGCAACCCCATTGGCATCATGTTCCAGGGCACCAACATCGACAATACCGACTATTCCCGGTCTTACAGCGCCAACAGCTATCTTCCACTTGCAGGGTCGAACCTCGAGGTGAGGACCAATGCCCAGGTCGTTAAGGTCAATCTTAACAAGACTTATGGCAACGATTACACTGCCACTGGTGTGACACTGGCCGATGGCACGGTTGTCAACGCTGTCAAAGAGGTCATCTTGTCTGCTGGTTCTATTCAAAGTCCTGGTCTGCTCGAGCTGTCTGGTATTGGTCAGACAGCTGTGCTCAAAGCCGCCGGTGTTGAGCCGCTCATTGACTTGCCTGGCGTCGGTGAGAACTACCAAGACCATATCCGCACGTCCAACGTTTATCGTCTCAAGGATGAGTTCGACTCCTTCGATGCGCTCATCTTTGACTCCAGCGGTGCTAACGCCACCGCTGAGCTGCAAAAGTGGATCGATGGCGAGGTGTCTATCTACGACTAcacgaccgcggcatacggATTTCTGAATTGGGGGCAAATAAATCAATCGGCTCAGGCCGAGATCATTGCTCTTGCAGAGGCGGAGTTTGGCAACAGCACCAACCCCATTGACAAGAAGAAGCTCGAGTTCCTCAAAGACGACTCCGTCCCGGACTATGAACTCATCTTTGACGCAAACTACGTGGGCGCGGCCGGCTACCCTGGTTCCGGCAAGTTCATTACCATCTTCAGCACCGTCATGCATGCCCTCAGCCGGGGCAACGTGCACATTGATCCCGGGAACCCCACCGGCAAGCCCATCATCGACCCCAAGTTCCTGAGTAACGAGCACGACATCAAGGCCGCTGTCGAGGGCGCCAAGTTTGCGCGCAAGATTGCCGAGACGGGACCCCTCAAGGCCGTCTGGGAAGTTGAGACGGAGCCTGGCCCGGATGTTTTGACTGACGATCAGTTCCGTGAGTTTGCCGTCAACACGGTCACGAGTTTCTACCACCCGGTCGGAACCTGCTCTCTTCTTCCCAAGGCTGAGGGTGGTGTCGTCGATGCTGATCTGCGGGTTTATGGTACGCAGAATCTGCGAGTAGTCGACAACAGTATTGTGCCCGTTATTGTATCTGGCCACATCCAGACAGCTGCGTACGGTGTTGCTGAGGTGGCGGCTGCGAAGATCATTGCGAGTGCTATTTGA
- a CDS encoding histone deacetylase, with product MTQFHTDEYIDFLQKVTPDNMDAYQKEQGKYNVGDDCPVFDGLFEFCGISAGGSMEGAARLNRQKCDIAVNWAGGLHHAKKSEASGFCYVNDIVLGILELLRFKKRVLYIDIDVHHGDGVEEAFYTTDRVMTVSFHKYGEYFPGTGELRDIGIGTGKHYAVNFPLRDGIDDTSYKSIFEPVIEHVMKFYQPEAVVLQCGGDSLSGDRLGCFNLSMEGHANCVGYVKSFGLPTLVLGGGGYTMRNVARTWAFETGVLVGKHLPKTLPYNEYYEYYAPDFELNVRPSNMENSNSFEYLEKIKAAVIDNLRHTQPAPSVQMQDVPRQPFGVMTDEEEAELNDMDEDENADDRMTQRRWDQRTRNEAEFEDSDDEDMDQANGMTRPRNAKKRTFGDYRQAEGEVDSGAPSPVNGAPEGEEAPNAEPIVDADITLENPAEPEDTSDKSVPEKEAAPEASKEDAVDEDGDVGMEDGADVEGGTTTIKKEEVEAEPVPVAEKEEKTEKTPSRQPSADPATQPPVAETTETTKATEAAKEPVKETETAVASKETEAAEANESKPEVAAEEPAAEAKATTPEKEKDTTEKAEAKDAEPEVDKMDVDEKPAEEEAKKE from the exons ATGACCCAGTTCCACACAGACGAGTACATCGACTTCCTCCAGAAGGTAACTCCTGACAACATGGACGCCTATCAGAAGGAACAGGGAAAATACAATGTCGGAGATGATTGTCCCGTATTTGACGGCCTATTTGAGTTCTGCGGCATCAGCGCTGGCGGTAGCATGGAGGGTGCTGCCCGTCTCAATCGTCAAAAGTGCGATATTGCAGTCAACTGGGCCGGTGGTCTTCATCACGCCAAGAAGAGCGAGGCCAGTGGTTTCTGCTACGTGAACG ACATTGTCCTCGGCATTCTCGAATTGCTGCGTTTCAAGAAGCGCGTCCTCTACATCGATATCGACGTTCACCATGGCGACGGTGTTGAAGAAGCATTCTATACTACCGACCGAGTCATGACCGTTTCCTTCCACAAATACGGCGAGTACTTCCCTGGCACTGGAGAGCTGCGCGACATTGGTATCGGCACCGGCAAGCACTACGCTGTCAACTTTCCTCTCCGCGATGGTATCGACGACACCTCTTACAAGTCAATTTTCGAGCCAGTCATTGAGCACGTCATGAAATTCTATCAACCTGAAGCCGTTGTACTGCAGTGTGGTGGCGACAGTTTGTCCGGCGACCGCTTGGGCTGCTTCAACCTTAGTATGGAGGGCCACGCCAACTGTGTTGGGTACGTCAAAAGCTTCGGCTTGCCGACCTTGGTCCTGGGTGGTGGTGGATACACCATGCGCAACGTCGCTCGCACATGGGCGTTTGAGACTGGTGTTCTCGTTGGCAAGCATCTTCCCAAGACGCTTCCTTACAACGAATACTACGAA TACTATGCTCCCGACTTTGAACTGAACGTCCGCCCATCGAACATGGAGAACTCCAACAGCTTCGAGTATCTGGAGAAGATCAAGGCCGCTGTCATCGACAACCTGAGACATACCCAGCCTGCCCCCTCCGTACAGATGCAAGATGTGCCTCGCCAACCCTTTGGTGTCATGACGGACGAGGAGGAAGCGGAGCTAAACGATATGGACGAAGACGAGAATGCCGACGACCGAATGACACAGCGCCGATGGGACCAGCGCACCCGCAACGAAGCCGAGTTCGAGGACAGCGATGACGAAGATATGGATCAGGCAAACGGCATGACGCGTCCTCGGAATGCCAAGAAGCGCACCTTCGGTGACTACCGACAGGCTGAAGGCGAGGTCGACAGTGGAGCGCCCTCACCCGTGAATGGTGCTCCCGAGGGTGAAGAAGCCCCCAACGCCGAGCCGATTGTGGATGCCGACATTACTCTCGAGAACCCCGCCGAACCCGAAGACACATCCGACAAGTCAGTCCCGGAGAAGGAGGCCGCTCCCGAAGCCTCGAAAGAGGATGCCGTCGATGAGGATGGTGATGTTGGCATGGAAGATGGAGCGGATGTCGAGGGGGGAACAACCACAATCAAGAAGGAGGAAGTCGAGGCAGAACCCGTCCCGGTAGCCGAGAAGGAAGAAAAGACGGAAAAGACACCTTCACGCCAGCCTTCCGCCGATCCTGCAACTCAGCCGCCCGTCGCAGAAACGACAGAGACAACCAAAGCCACCGAGGCTGCCAAGGAACCTGTCAAGGAAACAGAGACGGCGGTGGCGAGCAAAGAGACTGAGGCTGCTGAGGCTAACGAGTCCAAGCCCGAGGTCGCAGCCGAAGAACCAGCTGCTGAAGCCAAAGCAACTACCccagaaaaagaaaaggacaCTACCGAGAAAGCAGAGGCCAAGGACGCTGAGCCCGAGGTAGACAAGATGGACGTTGACGAAAAGCCGGCCGAGGAGGAAGCCAAAAAGGAATAG